One Kitasatospora sp. NBC_01287 DNA window includes the following coding sequences:
- a CDS encoding PQQ-binding-like beta-propeller repeat protein — MDQLTAQDPRRIGPFEVLGRLGAGGMGLVYLARSASGRRVAIKTVRGELAEDELFRVRFAREIAAAKTVGGFYTAAVVEADADARVPWLATAYVPAPSLEDLVGDCGPLPVDAVRWLVAGIAEALQSIHAAGLVHRDLKPSNVLVVEDGPRVIDFGIAAGVSHTRLTMTNVAVGTPAYMSPEQAKDSRSVTGASDVFSLGSLLVFCATGHAPYRGGNPVETVFKLLREQPDLSGLPVELVDLVRACMRPSPEHRPTPAQIQAELAPHLFSRDDAGEEGGDWLPPNALELIERKRRGRNLPGSRGAAAQAVPAGPVAAPAVPPLPPGPPPVPEPYRAARQGQGAPAVPEGHWGPPPARPARPEAVDPRTGALGPLGQAAVAQAAAGQGEQGRSATARLGSGAGAGAGAAAESEAATAKIGAARRHRREPAQEIQLSGASVRIGPGPQAHGVEQERPATGPTPAETDWVRRSGGSTAAPLAGPAQAGAGAAGSSPTGAEQSAQGRWRPWRFRMSNDVWGTPLVADGTLFVSSFEVHALDIASGRRRYKTRDVAWAVAVDAGRLHAADGPHLYTVDVADGTERWRTSLDGWVYSLDAADGVLCCGLRGGGVQVRSSANGAELWRVEDAQQDYENPQSGPALVAGSVYYYGGGRLRCVDARGGLPRWTFPVGEDVPSRPAVRDGLVYVTAGTSVYALDAVSGARRWRFEAPVVLFTPPTLDDAATPSVYVADYLGTLYALDGASGRVRWQGRTASRQGAEPVVLAGRTALIASGETLFAFDTASGRELWRYAARGEIVGAPAAADGLVHLGSRDHSLHTVDLATGRLRWELGTKGELTGSPVAVGGKVFVSSKDRCVYALDAVYGTAVPEQR; from the coding sequence GTGGACCAGCTGACGGCGCAGGATCCGAGACGGATCGGGCCCTTCGAGGTGCTCGGGCGCCTCGGCGCCGGTGGGATGGGGCTGGTGTACCTGGCGAGGTCGGCCTCCGGCCGGCGGGTGGCGATCAAGACGGTGCGCGGCGAGCTGGCCGAGGACGAGTTGTTCCGGGTCCGGTTCGCCCGCGAGATCGCGGCGGCCAAGACGGTCGGCGGCTTCTACACCGCGGCCGTGGTCGAAGCCGACGCGGACGCCCGGGTGCCGTGGCTGGCCACCGCCTACGTGCCCGCGCCCTCGCTGGAGGACCTGGTCGGCGACTGCGGGCCGCTGCCGGTGGACGCGGTGCGCTGGCTGGTCGCCGGCATCGCCGAGGCCCTGCAGTCCATCCACGCCGCCGGGCTGGTGCACCGTGACCTCAAGCCGTCCAACGTGCTGGTGGTCGAGGACGGCCCGCGGGTGATCGACTTCGGCATCGCGGCCGGCGTCTCGCACACCCGGCTCACCATGACCAACGTGGCCGTGGGCACGCCCGCGTACATGTCGCCGGAGCAGGCCAAGGACAGCCGCAGCGTCACCGGGGCGAGCGACGTCTTCTCGCTCGGCTCGCTGCTGGTCTTCTGCGCCACCGGGCACGCGCCCTACCGGGGCGGCAACCCGGTGGAGACGGTCTTCAAGCTGCTGCGCGAGCAGCCGGACCTGTCCGGGCTGCCGGTGGAGCTGGTCGACCTGGTGCGGGCCTGCATGCGGCCCTCGCCCGAGCACCGGCCCACCCCCGCGCAGATCCAGGCGGAGCTGGCCCCGCACCTCTTCTCCCGCGACGACGCGGGGGAGGAGGGCGGCGACTGGCTGCCGCCGAACGCGCTGGAGCTGATCGAGCGCAAGCGGCGCGGGCGCAACCTGCCCGGGTCCCGGGGCGCGGCGGCGCAGGCCGTGCCCGCAGGGCCGGTGGCCGCGCCCGCGGTGCCGCCGCTGCCGCCGGGCCCGCCGCCGGTGCCCGAGCCCTACCGGGCGGCCCGCCAGGGCCAGGGCGCCCCCGCGGTGCCCGAGGGGCACTGGGGGCCGCCGCCCGCACGGCCGGCCCGGCCTGAGGCGGTGGACCCGCGGACCGGCGCGCTGGGCCCGCTGGGGCAGGCGGCGGTCGCCCAGGCGGCGGCCGGGCAGGGGGAGCAGGGCCGCTCGGCCACGGCCCGGCTCGGGTCCGGGGCTGGTGCCGGAGCCGGCGCCGCGGCGGAGAGCGAGGCGGCGACCGCCAAGATCGGCGCGGCCCGCCGGCACCGTCGCGAGCCGGCCCAGGAGATCCAGCTCTCCGGCGCCTCGGTGCGGATAGGGCCGGGGCCGCAGGCGCACGGGGTGGAGCAGGAGCGGCCCGCCACCGGGCCCACACCCGCCGAGACGGACTGGGTGCGCCGCTCGGGCGGCAGCACCGCGGCGCCGCTCGCCGGGCCGGCCCAGGCCGGCGCGGGCGCGGCGGGCAGCTCGCCCACCGGGGCCGAGCAGTCGGCGCAGGGCCGCTGGCGGCCGTGGCGGTTCCGGATGTCCAACGACGTCTGGGGCACGCCGCTGGTCGCCGACGGCACCCTGTTCGTCTCCAGCTTCGAGGTGCACGCGCTCGACATCGCCTCGGGCCGGCGCCGCTACAAGACCCGCGACGTGGCCTGGGCGGTCGCGGTGGACGCGGGCCGGCTGCACGCCGCCGACGGCCCGCACCTCTACACCGTGGACGTGGCCGACGGCACCGAGCGCTGGCGCACCTCGCTGGACGGCTGGGTCTACTCGCTGGACGCCGCCGACGGGGTGCTCTGCTGCGGGCTGCGCGGCGGCGGGGTGCAGGTGCGCTCCAGTGCCAACGGCGCGGAGCTGTGGCGGGTCGAGGACGCCCAGCAGGACTACGAGAACCCGCAGTCGGGCCCGGCGCTGGTGGCCGGCTCGGTCTACTACTACGGCGGCGGACGGCTGCGCTGCGTGGACGCCCGGGGCGGGCTGCCGCGCTGGACCTTCCCGGTGGGCGAGGACGTGCCCTCGCGGCCCGCGGTGCGCGACGGCCTGGTCTACGTCACCGCGGGCACCTCGGTGTACGCGCTGGACGCGGTCAGCGGGGCGCGGCGCTGGCGCTTCGAGGCGCCGGTGGTGCTCTTCACCCCGCCGACGCTGGACGACGCGGCCACGCCGTCGGTCTACGTCGCCGACTACCTGGGCACCCTCTACGCCCTGGACGGCGCCAGCGGGCGGGTCCGCTGGCAGGGGCGCACCGCGAGCCGGCAGGGCGCCGAGCCGGTGGTGCTGGCCGGGCGCACCGCGCTGATCGCCAGCGGGGAGACGCTCTTCGCCTTCGACACCGCGAGCGGACGGGAGTTGTGGCGCTACGCGGCGCGCGGCGAGATCGTCGGGGCCCCCGCGGCCGCGGACGGGCTGGTGCACCTGGGCAGCCGGGACCACTCGCTGCACACCGTGGACCTGGCCACCGGGCGGCTGCGCTGGGAGCTGGGCACCAAGGGCGAGCTGACGGGCTCTCCGGTGGCGGTGGGCGGCAAGGTCTTCGTGAGCAGCAAGGACCGCTGCGTCTACGCGCTGGACGCGGTCTACGGGACGGCGGTGCCCGAGCAGCGCTGA
- a CDS encoding S1C family serine protease translates to MLPGALALCSALALSGCTSGSSSSASAAGSSGATATPSVTNQLQDDYEKVIADVLPSVVQITTGSGLGSGIVYDDKGDIVTNAHVVGSATTFQVSLANSTSQLAATLVGSYPDDDLAVVRLSSPPGGLRPAVFGDSGKVEVGQITLAMGSPLGLSSSVTQGIVSATGRTVTEPQGGGSPGATIGNMVQTSAAINPGNSGGALVNLSGQVIGINTLAAVDPELNGGAATGIGFAIPSATITNIADQLISSGKVTNSGRAALGVTVQPYYGGTYQPAGVAIVSVSAGGPAAAAGLQAGDVITQIGSTQITTVNSLTTALASLSPGSKTTVTYTRAGASKTAEVTLGTLGS, encoded by the coding sequence GTGCTGCCGGGCGCGCTGGCGCTCTGCTCGGCGCTGGCGCTCAGCGGCTGCACCAGCGGCTCGTCCTCCTCGGCCTCGGCCGCCGGCTCCTCCGGCGCGACCGCCACGCCCTCGGTGACCAACCAGCTGCAGGACGACTACGAGAAGGTGATCGCCGACGTGCTGCCCTCGGTGGTGCAGATCACCACCGGCTCCGGGCTCGGCTCGGGGATCGTCTACGACGACAAGGGCGACATCGTCACCAACGCGCACGTGGTGGGCAGCGCGACCACCTTCCAGGTGAGCCTGGCCAACAGCACCTCGCAGCTGGCCGCGACGCTGGTCGGCAGCTACCCGGACGACGACCTCGCGGTGGTCAGGCTGAGCAGCCCGCCCGGCGGCCTGCGCCCGGCGGTCTTCGGGGACAGCGGCAAGGTGGAGGTCGGGCAGATCACCCTGGCGATGGGCAGTCCGCTGGGGCTCTCCAGCAGCGTGACCCAGGGCATCGTCTCGGCCACCGGGCGGACCGTCACCGAACCGCAGGGCGGCGGCTCGCCGGGCGCGACCATCGGCAACATGGTGCAGACCTCGGCCGCGATCAACCCGGGCAACAGCGGCGGCGCGCTGGTCAATCTCTCCGGCCAGGTGATCGGCATCAACACGCTGGCCGCCGTCGACCCCGAGCTGAACGGCGGCGCCGCCACCGGGATCGGCTTCGCGATCCCGAGTGCCACCATCACCAACATCGCCGACCAGCTGATCAGCAGCGGCAAGGTGACCAACTCGGGCCGGGCGGCGCTCGGCGTCACGGTGCAGCCCTACTACGGCGGCACCTACCAGCCGGCCGGGGTGGCGATCGTCAGCGTGAGCGCGGGCGGTCCGGCCGCCGCGGCCGGGCTGCAGGCGGGTGACGTGATCACCCAGATCGGCAGCACCCAGATCACCACGGTCAACTCGCTGACCACCGCGCTGGCCTCGCTCTCGCCGGGGAGCAAGACCACCGTCACCTACACCCGCGCCGGGGCGAGCAAGACGGCCGAGGTGACGCTGGGGACCCTCGGCTCCTGA